One region of Vigna angularis cultivar LongXiaoDou No.4 chromosome 10, ASM1680809v1, whole genome shotgun sequence genomic DNA includes:
- the LOC108335181 gene encoding probable protein phosphatase 2C 78 isoform X1, whose protein sequence is MLEWCLRPLEMCFGGGGSDQSLLWDTDLKPHASGNYSIAVVQANSSLEDQAQVFTSPSATFLGVYDGHGGPQASRFITNNLFSFLLKFTEEEGGLSEEVIKKAFAATEEEFLRFVKQTWIARPQMASVGSCCLLGAISKDVLYVANLGDSRAVLGRRALVGEVNCGGVVAERLSTDHNVGVEEVRKEVEALHPDDAHIVVCTRGVWRIKGIIQVSRSIGDAYLKKANFDANPLFQQFACPLYLKRPVMTAEPSILMRKLKENDLFLVFASDGLWENLTDEEVVQIVSENPRTGIAKRVVTVALEEAAKKRDMRYDDLKKVEKGLRRHFHDDITVIVLYLDHLKESINGRSRHKGDYGCINTPIDIFSQSANEIDL, encoded by the exons ATGTTGGAGTGGTGCCTGAGGCCACTGGAGATGTGTTTTGGTGGTGGAGGCAGCGACCAAAGCCTTCTCTGGGACACTGACCTTAAGCCACACGCTTCAGGGAACTACTCAATTGCAGTAGTACAAGCCAACTCCTCCTTGGAAGACCAAGCACAAGTCTTCACCTCTCCCTCCGCAACCTTTCTTGGCGTCTACGACGGCCACGGCGGACCACAAGCTTCCCGTTTCATCACCAATAATCTCTTCTCCTTCCTCCTCA AATTCACAGAAGAGGAAGGTGGGTTGTCTGAGGAGGTGATAAAGAAGGCGTTCGCGGCAACAGAGGAGGAGTTTTTGCGTTTTGTGAAACAAACATGGATTGCGCGGCCACAGATGGCTTCAGTGGGTTCGTGCTGTCTTCTGGGAGCGATTTCAAAGGACGTTCTTTATGTTGCTAATCTGGGGGATTCAAGGGCGGTTCTGGGTCGGAGAGCGTTGGTAGGAGAGGTGAATTGCGGTGGTGTGGTGGCGGAGCGTTTGTCCACTGATCATAATGTTGGAGTGGAGGAGGTCAGAAAGGAGGTGGAAGCTCTTCACCCTGATGATGCACACATTGTGGTCTGCACTCGTGGAGTTTGGCGAATCAAGGGCATTATTCag GTATCAAGATCAATTGGAGATGCTTACTTAAAGAAAGCAAATTTTGACGCAAACCCTTTGTTCCAACAATTTGCATGTCCATTGTACTTGAAGAGACCTGTAATGACAGCCGAACCATCAATACTGATGCGGAAATTGAAGGAAAATGATCTGTTTTTAGTCTTTGCATCAGATGGACTTTGGGAGAATTTAACTGATGAAGAGGTTGTTCAAATTGTCTCAGAAAATCCCAGAACA GGAATAGCAAAACGAGTGGTGACAGTTGCACTAGAAGAGGCAGCAAAGAAGAGAGATATGAGGTATGATGACTTaaagaaagttgagaaaggtcTGAGGCGTCATTTTCATGATGATATCACAGTGATCGTTCTATATCTCGATCATTTGAAAGAATCTATAAATGGTAGGTCAAGACATAAAGGAGATTATGGCTGCATTAATACTCCCATTGATATCTTCTCTCAAAGTGCAAACGAAATTGATCTTTAA
- the LOC108335181 gene encoding probable protein phosphatase 2C 78 isoform X6, protein MLEWCLRPLEMCFGGGGSDQSLLWDTDLKPHASGNYSIAVVQANSSLEDQAQVFTSPSATFLGVYDGHGGPQASRFITNNLFSFLLKFTEEEGGLSEEVIKKAFAATEEEFLRFVKQTWIARPQMASVGSCCLLGAISKDVLYVANLGDSRAVLGRRALVGEVNCGGVVAERLSTDHNVGVEEVRKEVEALHPDDAHIVVCTRGVWRIKGIIQVSRSIGDAYLKKANFDANPLFQQFACPLYLKRPVMTAEPSILMRKLKENDLFLVFASDGLWENLTDEEVVQIVSENPRTGIAKRVVTVALEEAAKKRDMSWTKSTSKSRNVPMVTAPLWIAVNWA, encoded by the exons ATGTTGGAGTGGTGCCTGAGGCCACTGGAGATGTGTTTTGGTGGTGGAGGCAGCGACCAAAGCCTTCTCTGGGACACTGACCTTAAGCCACACGCTTCAGGGAACTACTCAATTGCAGTAGTACAAGCCAACTCCTCCTTGGAAGACCAAGCACAAGTCTTCACCTCTCCCTCCGCAACCTTTCTTGGCGTCTACGACGGCCACGGCGGACCACAAGCTTCCCGTTTCATCACCAATAATCTCTTCTCCTTCCTCCTCA AATTCACAGAAGAGGAAGGTGGGTTGTCTGAGGAGGTGATAAAGAAGGCGTTCGCGGCAACAGAGGAGGAGTTTTTGCGTTTTGTGAAACAAACATGGATTGCGCGGCCACAGATGGCTTCAGTGGGTTCGTGCTGTCTTCTGGGAGCGATTTCAAAGGACGTTCTTTATGTTGCTAATCTGGGGGATTCAAGGGCGGTTCTGGGTCGGAGAGCGTTGGTAGGAGAGGTGAATTGCGGTGGTGTGGTGGCGGAGCGTTTGTCCACTGATCATAATGTTGGAGTGGAGGAGGTCAGAAAGGAGGTGGAAGCTCTTCACCCTGATGATGCACACATTGTGGTCTGCACTCGTGGAGTTTGGCGAATCAAGGGCATTATTCag GTATCAAGATCAATTGGAGATGCTTACTTAAAGAAAGCAAATTTTGACGCAAACCCTTTGTTCCAACAATTTGCATGTCCATTGTACTTGAAGAGACCTGTAATGACAGCCGAACCATCAATACTGATGCGGAAATTGAAGGAAAATGATCTGTTTTTAGTCTTTGCATCAGATGGACTTTGGGAGAATTTAACTGATGAAGAGGTTGTTCAAATTGTCTCAGAAAATCCCAGAACA GGAATAGCAAAACGAGTGGTGACAGTTGCACTAGAAGAGGCAGCAAAGAAGAGAGATATGAG CTGGACCAAAAGCACGAGCAAGTCACGTAACGTTCCTATGGTTACGGCCCCATTATGGATAgctgttaattgggcttag
- the LOC108335181 gene encoding probable protein phosphatase 2C 63 isoform X2, translated as MLEWCLRPLEMCFGGGGSDQSLLWDTDLKPHASGNYSIAVVQANSSLEDQAQVFTSPSATFLGVYDGHGGPQASRFITNNLFSFLLKFTEEEGGLSEEVIKKAFAATEEEFLRFVKQTWIARPQMASVGSCCLLGAISKDVLYVANLGDSRAVLGRRALVGEVNCGGVVAERLSTDHNVGVEEVRKEVEALHPDDAHIVVCTRGVWRIKGIIQVSRSIGDAYLKKANFDANPLFQQFACPLYLKRPVMTAEPSILMRKLKENDLFLVFASDGLWENLTDEEVVQIVSENPRTGIAKRVVTVALEEAAKKRDMRYDDLKKVEKGLRRHFHDDITVIVLYLDHLKESINVLSSLFLSGRNQLDQKHEQVT; from the exons ATGTTGGAGTGGTGCCTGAGGCCACTGGAGATGTGTTTTGGTGGTGGAGGCAGCGACCAAAGCCTTCTCTGGGACACTGACCTTAAGCCACACGCTTCAGGGAACTACTCAATTGCAGTAGTACAAGCCAACTCCTCCTTGGAAGACCAAGCACAAGTCTTCACCTCTCCCTCCGCAACCTTTCTTGGCGTCTACGACGGCCACGGCGGACCACAAGCTTCCCGTTTCATCACCAATAATCTCTTCTCCTTCCTCCTCA AATTCACAGAAGAGGAAGGTGGGTTGTCTGAGGAGGTGATAAAGAAGGCGTTCGCGGCAACAGAGGAGGAGTTTTTGCGTTTTGTGAAACAAACATGGATTGCGCGGCCACAGATGGCTTCAGTGGGTTCGTGCTGTCTTCTGGGAGCGATTTCAAAGGACGTTCTTTATGTTGCTAATCTGGGGGATTCAAGGGCGGTTCTGGGTCGGAGAGCGTTGGTAGGAGAGGTGAATTGCGGTGGTGTGGTGGCGGAGCGTTTGTCCACTGATCATAATGTTGGAGTGGAGGAGGTCAGAAAGGAGGTGGAAGCTCTTCACCCTGATGATGCACACATTGTGGTCTGCACTCGTGGAGTTTGGCGAATCAAGGGCATTATTCag GTATCAAGATCAATTGGAGATGCTTACTTAAAGAAAGCAAATTTTGACGCAAACCCTTTGTTCCAACAATTTGCATGTCCATTGTACTTGAAGAGACCTGTAATGACAGCCGAACCATCAATACTGATGCGGAAATTGAAGGAAAATGATCTGTTTTTAGTCTTTGCATCAGATGGACTTTGGGAGAATTTAACTGATGAAGAGGTTGTTCAAATTGTCTCAGAAAATCCCAGAACA GGAATAGCAAAACGAGTGGTGACAGTTGCACTAGAAGAGGCAGCAAAGAAGAGAGATATGAGGTATGATGACTTaaagaaagttgagaaaggtcTGAGGCGTCATTTTCATGATGATATCACAGTGATCGTTCTATATCTCGATCATTTGAAAGAATCTATAAATG TTTTGTCTTCACTATTCCTTTCTGGTCGCAATCAGCTGGACCAAAAGCACGAGCAAGTCACGTAA
- the LOC108335181 gene encoding probable protein phosphatase 2C 63 isoform X3 produces the protein MLEWCLRPLEMCFGGGGSDQSLLWDTDLKPHASGNYSIAVVQANSSLEDQAQVFTSPSATFLGVYDGHGGPQASRFITNNLFSFLLKFTEEEGGLSEEVIKKAFAATEEEFLRFVKQTWIARPQMASVGSCCLLGAISKDVLYVANLGDSRAVLGRRALVGEVNCGGVVAERLSTDHNVGVEEVRKEVEALHPDDAHIVVCTRGVWRIKGIIQVSRSIGDAYLKKANFDANPLFQQFACPLYLKRPVMTAEPSILMRKLKENDLFLVFASDGLWENLTDEEVVQIVSENPRTGIAKRVVTVALEEAAKKRDMRYDDLKKVEKGLRRHFHDDITVIVLYLDHLKESINAGPKARASHVTFLWLRPHYG, from the exons ATGTTGGAGTGGTGCCTGAGGCCACTGGAGATGTGTTTTGGTGGTGGAGGCAGCGACCAAAGCCTTCTCTGGGACACTGACCTTAAGCCACACGCTTCAGGGAACTACTCAATTGCAGTAGTACAAGCCAACTCCTCCTTGGAAGACCAAGCACAAGTCTTCACCTCTCCCTCCGCAACCTTTCTTGGCGTCTACGACGGCCACGGCGGACCACAAGCTTCCCGTTTCATCACCAATAATCTCTTCTCCTTCCTCCTCA AATTCACAGAAGAGGAAGGTGGGTTGTCTGAGGAGGTGATAAAGAAGGCGTTCGCGGCAACAGAGGAGGAGTTTTTGCGTTTTGTGAAACAAACATGGATTGCGCGGCCACAGATGGCTTCAGTGGGTTCGTGCTGTCTTCTGGGAGCGATTTCAAAGGACGTTCTTTATGTTGCTAATCTGGGGGATTCAAGGGCGGTTCTGGGTCGGAGAGCGTTGGTAGGAGAGGTGAATTGCGGTGGTGTGGTGGCGGAGCGTTTGTCCACTGATCATAATGTTGGAGTGGAGGAGGTCAGAAAGGAGGTGGAAGCTCTTCACCCTGATGATGCACACATTGTGGTCTGCACTCGTGGAGTTTGGCGAATCAAGGGCATTATTCag GTATCAAGATCAATTGGAGATGCTTACTTAAAGAAAGCAAATTTTGACGCAAACCCTTTGTTCCAACAATTTGCATGTCCATTGTACTTGAAGAGACCTGTAATGACAGCCGAACCATCAATACTGATGCGGAAATTGAAGGAAAATGATCTGTTTTTAGTCTTTGCATCAGATGGACTTTGGGAGAATTTAACTGATGAAGAGGTTGTTCAAATTGTCTCAGAAAATCCCAGAACA GGAATAGCAAAACGAGTGGTGACAGTTGCACTAGAAGAGGCAGCAAAGAAGAGAGATATGAGGTATGATGACTTaaagaaagttgagaaaggtcTGAGGCGTCATTTTCATGATGATATCACAGTGATCGTTCTATATCTCGATCATTTGAAAGAATCTATAAATG CTGGACCAAAAGCACGAGCAAGTCACGTAACGTTCCTATGGTTACGGCCCCATTATGGATAg
- the LOC108335181 gene encoding probable protein phosphatase 2C 63 isoform X5 translates to MLEWCLRPLEMCFGGGGSDQSLLWDTDLKPHASGNYSIAVVQANSSLEDQAQVFTSPSATFLGVYDGHGGPQASRFITNNLFSFLLKFTEEEGGLSEEVIKKAFAATEEEFLRFVKQTWIARPQMASVGSCCLLGAISKDVLYVANLGDSRAVLGRRALVGEVNCGGVVAERLSTDHNVGVEEVRKEVEALHPDDAHIVVCTRGVWRIKGIIQVSRSIGDAYLKKANFDANPLFQQFACPLYLKRPVMTAEPSILMRKLKENDLFLVFASDGLWENLTDEEVVQIVSENPRTGIAKRVVTVALEEAAKKRDMSFVFTIPFWSQSAGPKARASHVTFLWLRPHYG, encoded by the exons ATGTTGGAGTGGTGCCTGAGGCCACTGGAGATGTGTTTTGGTGGTGGAGGCAGCGACCAAAGCCTTCTCTGGGACACTGACCTTAAGCCACACGCTTCAGGGAACTACTCAATTGCAGTAGTACAAGCCAACTCCTCCTTGGAAGACCAAGCACAAGTCTTCACCTCTCCCTCCGCAACCTTTCTTGGCGTCTACGACGGCCACGGCGGACCACAAGCTTCCCGTTTCATCACCAATAATCTCTTCTCCTTCCTCCTCA AATTCACAGAAGAGGAAGGTGGGTTGTCTGAGGAGGTGATAAAGAAGGCGTTCGCGGCAACAGAGGAGGAGTTTTTGCGTTTTGTGAAACAAACATGGATTGCGCGGCCACAGATGGCTTCAGTGGGTTCGTGCTGTCTTCTGGGAGCGATTTCAAAGGACGTTCTTTATGTTGCTAATCTGGGGGATTCAAGGGCGGTTCTGGGTCGGAGAGCGTTGGTAGGAGAGGTGAATTGCGGTGGTGTGGTGGCGGAGCGTTTGTCCACTGATCATAATGTTGGAGTGGAGGAGGTCAGAAAGGAGGTGGAAGCTCTTCACCCTGATGATGCACACATTGTGGTCTGCACTCGTGGAGTTTGGCGAATCAAGGGCATTATTCag GTATCAAGATCAATTGGAGATGCTTACTTAAAGAAAGCAAATTTTGACGCAAACCCTTTGTTCCAACAATTTGCATGTCCATTGTACTTGAAGAGACCTGTAATGACAGCCGAACCATCAATACTGATGCGGAAATTGAAGGAAAATGATCTGTTTTTAGTCTTTGCATCAGATGGACTTTGGGAGAATTTAACTGATGAAGAGGTTGTTCAAATTGTCTCAGAAAATCCCAGAACA GGAATAGCAAAACGAGTGGTGACAGTTGCACTAGAAGAGGCAGCAAAGAAGAGAGATATGAG TTTTGTCTTCACTATTCCTTTCTGGTCGCAATCAGCTGGACCAAAAGCACGAGCAAGTCACGTAACGTTCCTATGGTTACGGCCCCATTATGGATAg
- the LOC108335181 gene encoding probable protein phosphatase 2C 63 isoform X4, with translation MLEWCLRPLEMCFGGGGSDQSLLWDTDLKPHASGNYSIAVVQANSSLEDQAQVFTSPSATFLGVYDGHGGPQASRFITNNLFSFLLKFTEEEGGLSEEVIKKAFAATEEEFLRFVKQTWIARPQMASVGSCCLLGAISKDVLYVANLGDSRAVLGRRALVGEVNCGGVVAERLSTDHNVGVEEVRKEVEALHPDDAHIVVCTRGVWRIKGIIQVSRSIGDAYLKKANFDANPLFQQFACPLYLKRPVMTAEPSILMRKLKENDLFLVFASDGLWENLTDEEVVQIVSENPRTGIAKRVVTVALEEAAKKRDMRYDDLKKVEKGLRRHFHDDITVIVLYLDHLKESINDVLKLLPVEIRIQQRAANL, from the exons ATGTTGGAGTGGTGCCTGAGGCCACTGGAGATGTGTTTTGGTGGTGGAGGCAGCGACCAAAGCCTTCTCTGGGACACTGACCTTAAGCCACACGCTTCAGGGAACTACTCAATTGCAGTAGTACAAGCCAACTCCTCCTTGGAAGACCAAGCACAAGTCTTCACCTCTCCCTCCGCAACCTTTCTTGGCGTCTACGACGGCCACGGCGGACCACAAGCTTCCCGTTTCATCACCAATAATCTCTTCTCCTTCCTCCTCA AATTCACAGAAGAGGAAGGTGGGTTGTCTGAGGAGGTGATAAAGAAGGCGTTCGCGGCAACAGAGGAGGAGTTTTTGCGTTTTGTGAAACAAACATGGATTGCGCGGCCACAGATGGCTTCAGTGGGTTCGTGCTGTCTTCTGGGAGCGATTTCAAAGGACGTTCTTTATGTTGCTAATCTGGGGGATTCAAGGGCGGTTCTGGGTCGGAGAGCGTTGGTAGGAGAGGTGAATTGCGGTGGTGTGGTGGCGGAGCGTTTGTCCACTGATCATAATGTTGGAGTGGAGGAGGTCAGAAAGGAGGTGGAAGCTCTTCACCCTGATGATGCACACATTGTGGTCTGCACTCGTGGAGTTTGGCGAATCAAGGGCATTATTCag GTATCAAGATCAATTGGAGATGCTTACTTAAAGAAAGCAAATTTTGACGCAAACCCTTTGTTCCAACAATTTGCATGTCCATTGTACTTGAAGAGACCTGTAATGACAGCCGAACCATCAATACTGATGCGGAAATTGAAGGAAAATGATCTGTTTTTAGTCTTTGCATCAGATGGACTTTGGGAGAATTTAACTGATGAAGAGGTTGTTCAAATTGTCTCAGAAAATCCCAGAACA GGAATAGCAAAACGAGTGGTGACAGTTGCACTAGAAGAGGCAGCAAAGAAGAGAGATATGAGGTATGATGACTTaaagaaagttgagaaaggtcTGAGGCGTCATTTTCATGATGATATCACAGTGATCGTTCTATATCTCGATCATTTGAAAGAATCTATAAATG ATGTGCTGAAATTGCTCCCCGTGGAAATCCGAATACAACAAAGGGCGGCGAACCTGTGA